From a single Helicovermis profundi genomic region:
- a CDS encoding GumC family protein translates to METKQNYEYDEISLKELIETIIKGKKTIIVITSIVLILASIYTFAIQKPVYESKTVLLASNVASKVTKENITDITSYINNLSIQNSNTLETYKQQIKSPNVFENVIKTLKLDKEKYTVDSLSNIVRVNLIKDTNLIEISAKTTSANLSEQIANATSDSFINFINNINEKKVNQSVEFLKVKIEEQDAKLKTAMSKYEQFLKDNGSITSLKNAQANLYIDQKNIKTKFDNLESNYQDDILNNEINVKKSENKLESYKSVISSVDKTLKTNESIVNNDLLRESLSENGLSLKDLSGINLVTESYNANYLALTSQENQEKIKLKSFLEEKNLIIEKYKKEKTLLKNKLDALDKEINANEVKLSELMHTNDLLNNEITNAKKTYELLLNKYDEIKITESVKAGEVNIIVNSKAYTPNHPISPNKKLNLAIAFVLGLMISVFIVFFMAMWKSDSNKVK, encoded by the coding sequence GTGGAAACAAAGCAAAATTACGAATACGATGAAATATCGTTAAAAGAATTAATAGAAACAATAATTAAAGGTAAAAAGACAATAATAGTAATCACATCTATAGTTCTTATATTAGCTTCTATATATACATTTGCTATTCAAAAACCTGTTTATGAGTCTAAAACAGTGTTATTAGCATCGAATGTTGCTTCTAAAGTCACTAAGGAAAATATAACTGATATTACTTCATATATCAATAACTTATCAATTCAAAATTCAAATACTTTAGAGACCTATAAACAACAAATCAAGTCTCCTAATGTATTTGAGAATGTTATAAAAACTTTAAAATTAGATAAAGAAAAGTATACTGTTGATTCACTTAGTAACATTGTAAGGGTAAATTTAATTAAAGACACGAACCTCATAGAAATATCTGCAAAAACTACTTCTGCAAATTTATCAGAACAAATAGCAAATGCTACTTCAGATTCTTTTATTAATTTTATTAATAATATTAATGAAAAGAAAGTAAATCAGTCAGTAGAATTTTTAAAAGTTAAAATAGAAGAGCAAGATGCCAAATTAAAAACTGCTATGAGTAAGTATGAACAATTTTTAAAAGATAATGGAAGTATAACGTCTTTAAAAAATGCTCAGGCAAATTTATATATTGATCAAAAAAATATTAAGACAAAATTTGATAATCTTGAATCAAATTATCAAGACGATATATTAAATAATGAAATTAATGTAAAAAAATCAGAAAATAAACTGGAGTCTTATAAATCAGTTATTTCTTCAGTTGATAAAACGCTTAAAACAAATGAGAGCATTGTAAATAATGATTTATTAAGGGAATCATTAAGTGAAAATGGATTGTCCTTAAAGGATTTATCAGGAATAAATTTAGTAACAGAAAGTTATAATGCAAATTACTTGGCCCTTACAAGTCAGGAAAATCAAGAAAAAATTAAATTAAAATCTTTCTTAGAAGAAAAAAATCTTATTATAGAAAAATACAAAAAAGAAAAAACTTTATTAAAAAATAAACTAGATGCTTTAGATAAAGAAATAAATGCAAATGAAGTAAAGCTTTCAGAGCTTATGCACACAAATGATTTATTAAATAATGAAATTACAAACGCGAAAAAGACTTATGAATTGTTATTAAATAAATATGATGAAATCAAAATTACAGAGTCTGTTAAAGCTGGAGAAGTTAATATAATAGTAAATTCAAAAGCTTATACACCAAATCATCCTATAAGCCCTAATAAAAAGTTAAATTTAGCTATAGCTTTTGTTTTAGGATTAATGATAAGTGTTTTTATTGTGTTCTTTATGGCAATGTGGAAATCTGATTCAAACAAGGTAAAATAA
- a CDS encoding S-layer homology domain-containing protein, which yields MKRVLSLVLALVLVLGTMPMAFADVTATSMDAGQTLKTYGLVQGDENGNLNEEGMLTRAQMMVVLARLLGVEDEAKAYAIPSTSTDVEGHWAAHYIAYAEMKGWTSGVGNGMFAPEGKVTTQQVAKFMLTALGYEANWATAVEDATAKGLMTGVTAGKTEDINRGQVFSAMLNTVNTPKKGTETKLGEALGVLKPEVVVPTAVAVKIDTAVALNSKVVEVALTDAGTMVDASVFTVKDAADKAIAVKSAKFAEWDTDKETVLLTLEASTTDGTLYTVTSGDTSANFGGKAADEDAPTVSSVTSEDYNQVKITFNEAVDLSTLKVSLAKKYGTKDALAVLNMEYDGNDAILLTTADQAEATLYSADITKTADLAGNVMDDDDTNTFVGTVKPSDEIKVSGSKSNDYNKVAVLLDQKVDAATVVPANFTIKEKYGDKKEVTVVDAALAADDDEYYGSAKISASTVTEEKQYVILTVSDLTDATLYEVTVKNVKSIYDTKLDTDNDTATFVGQAKPTDDLTVSSATSTGNNEVDVTFSAKVDEDISASLFTVKEKYGDKATLAVTDASVDGKVVTLTTADQKDATLYEITVGSDAKDIYGNKLDTDNDSTTFVGQKVADKIADITSITRNTDTTITVKFDQSVGDNATDVAYYSINNDIGYPSKAETVSGAADSIKLTIPKTETGTVYTLTVKKGIQNIDKVVSTDELTETFAGQGTTASNPKLEAAVVVNDQMMKLYFDKDVTDENLDSAALTFTSISPTITSKYEDPTNNKVLVLVAAADTFAVAGSTDTANIKVAGTDSDNDNVDFALNSTDADAVTVSGIVALNSKTLRVYFNQYVASVNVAKLALAAKDGTPASFNPTSAVAVNDAKTQYDFKLGTALTNETWTATITAGFAINDAIVFSTDADDLSLDFAGSADSDLYIDDVYAVMSDEQHVKVYYPEAMDEGTQTADYAFTNASAPSITLVEWNDDATIATLTLGSTYPSTVDQDTLTINLASVYDKAGVKVVESSDSTPVAITSDFGVSTASASDVKIDDLSATTAGAITVTFDQNVNATATAASDYTVSVNGTDVTVTVADVTASDDEVVLTYATGLSVDDVVKVTLNDTTNVKGLYDNKNLDEDNSYTTVVK from the coding sequence ATGAAGAGAGTATTATCTCTTGTACTAGCACTTGTATTAGTGTTAGGAACAATGCCAATGGCATTCGCTGATGTTACTGCAACATCAATGGACGCTGGTCAAACTCTTAAGACTTACGGTCTTGTTCAGGGTGACGAAAATGGCAATTTAAATGAAGAAGGAATGTTAACACGTGCTCAAATGATGGTAGTGTTAGCAAGATTATTAGGAGTTGAGGACGAAGCTAAGGCTTACGCAATTCCAAGTACTTCAACTGACGTTGAAGGTCACTGGGCAGCTCACTATATTGCTTACGCAGAAATGAAGGGATGGACTTCAGGCGTTGGTAATGGAATGTTTGCTCCAGAAGGAAAAGTAACAACTCAACAAGTTGCTAAGTTTATGCTTACTGCACTTGGTTACGAAGCTAACTGGGCTACTGCTGTTGAAGATGCAACTGCAAAAGGTCTTATGACTGGCGTTACTGCTGGTAAAACTGAAGACATTAACAGAGGTCAAGTATTTTCTGCAATGTTAAACACAGTAAACACTCCTAAAAAAGGAACTGAAACAAAATTAGGAGAAGCTCTTGGTGTTCTTAAGCCAGAAGTTGTTGTTCCTACTGCAGTAGCTGTTAAAATTGACACTGCTGTTGCATTAAACTCAAAAGTTGTTGAAGTTGCTTTAACAGATGCTGGAACTATGGTAGATGCTTCTGTATTTACTGTTAAAGATGCTGCTGATAAAGCTATTGCAGTTAAATCTGCTAAGTTCGCTGAGTGGGATACTGATAAAGAAACAGTTCTTCTTACTTTAGAAGCTTCTACTACAGATGGAACTCTTTACACTGTAACAAGTGGAGATACTTCTGCTAACTTCGGTGGAAAAGCTGCTGACGAAGATGCTCCTACAGTATCAAGTGTAACTTCAGAAGATTATAACCAAGTAAAAATTACTTTTAACGAAGCTGTTGATTTATCAACATTAAAAGTAAGCTTAGCTAAAAAATATGGTACTAAAGATGCTTTAGCTGTATTAAACATGGAATATGATGGAAATGATGCAATTCTTTTAACTACTGCTGATCAAGCAGAAGCTACATTATATTCTGCAGACATTACTAAAACTGCTGACTTAGCTGGAAATGTAATGGATGATGATGATACAAATACTTTCGTTGGAACTGTAAAACCATCTGACGAAATTAAAGTTTCAGGTTCAAAATCAAATGACTACAACAAAGTAGCAGTTTTACTTGATCAAAAAGTTGATGCTGCAACAGTAGTACCTGCTAACTTTACTATTAAAGAAAAATATGGCGACAAAAAAGAAGTAACTGTTGTAGATGCTGCTTTAGCTGCTGATGATGATGAATATTATGGTTCAGCTAAAATTTCTGCTTCTACTGTTACAGAAGAAAAACAATATGTTATCTTAACTGTTTCTGATTTAACTGATGCAACTTTATATGAAGTTACTGTTAAAAATGTTAAATCAATTTATGACACTAAATTAGATACTGATAATGACACTGCTACATTTGTTGGACAAGCTAAACCAACTGATGATTTAACAGTATCAAGTGCTACATCAACAGGAAATAATGAAGTAGATGTTACTTTCTCTGCAAAAGTAGACGAAGACATTAGCGCATCATTATTTACTGTAAAAGAAAAATATGGTGACAAAGCTACATTAGCTGTTACTGATGCTTCTGTAGATGGAAAAGTTGTTACTTTAACTACTGCAGATCAAAAAGATGCTACTCTTTATGAAATTACAGTAGGAAGCGACGCAAAAGATATTTATGGAAACAAATTAGATACTGATAATGATTCTACTACATTTGTAGGTCAAAAAGTTGCTGATAAGATTGCAGACATTACTAGTATTACAAGAAATACTGATACTACAATAACTGTTAAATTTGATCAATCAGTTGGTGATAATGCTACTGACGTTGCTTATTACTCAATTAACAATGATATTGGATACCCTTCAAAAGCAGAAACTGTTTCAGGTGCTGCTGATAGCATTAAGTTAACAATTCCAAAGACAGAAACTGGAACTGTATATACTTTAACTGTTAAAAAAGGTATACAAAATATTGACAAAGTTGTTTCTACTGATGAATTAACAGAAACATTTGCTGGTCAAGGAACTACTGCTTCAAATCCTAAATTAGAAGCTGCTGTAGTTGTTAACGATCAAATGATGAAATTATACTTTGATAAAGACGTAACTGATGAGAATCTTGATTCAGCTGCACTTACTTTCACAAGTATTTCACCAACAATTACTTCTAAATATGAAGACCCAACTAACAATAAAGTTTTAGTATTAGTTGCTGCTGCTGACACATTTGCAGTTGCAGGTTCTACTGATACTGCTAATATTAAAGTTGCTGGTACTGATTCAGATAATGATAATGTTGACTTTGCTTTAAATAGTACAGATGCAGACGCTGTTACTGTTTCAGGTATTGTTGCATTAAACTCAAAAACTCTTAGAGTTTACTTTAATCAATATGTAGCTAGTGTTAATGTAGCTAAATTAGCTCTTGCTGCTAAAGATGGTACTCCTGCTTCATTTAATCCTACTAGTGCAGTAGCTGTTAATGATGCTAAAACACAATATGATTTCAAACTTGGAACTGCATTAACTAATGAGACATGGACTGCAACAATTACTGCAGGTTTTGCAATTAATGATGCAATCGTATTTAGTACAGATGCAGATGATTTATCTCTTGACTTTGCTGGTTCTGCTGATTCAGATTTATATATCGATGATGTATATGCTGTAATGTCAGATGAGCAACATGTAAAAGTATACTACCCAGAAGCTATGGACGAGGGAACTCAAACTGCTGATTATGCATTCACAAATGCATCTGCTCCATCAATTACTTTAGTTGAGTGGAATGATGATGCAACAATTGCTACATTAACATTAGGTTCTACTTATCCTTCAACAGTAGATCAAGATACTTTAACTATTAATTTAGCTTCAGTTTATGATAAAGCTGGTGTTAAAGTAGTTGAATCTTCAGATTCTACTCCAGTTGCAATTACTTCAGACTTCGGTGTAAGTACTGCTTCTGCTTCAGATGTTAAGATTGATGATTTATCAGCTACAACTGCTGGTGCAATCACAGTAACATTTGATCAAAATGTAAATGCTACTGCTACTGCAGCTTCTGATTACACAGTATCTGTAAATGGAACTGACGTAACTGTAACTGTTGCTGATGTAACTGCTAGTGATGATGAAGTAGTATTAACTTATGCTACAGGATTATCAGTTGATGACGTTGTTAAAGTAACATTAAATGATACTACTAACGTTAAAGGCTTATATGACAATAAAAATCTAGATGAAGATAATTCTTACACTACTGTTGTAAAATAG
- a CDS encoding polysaccharide biosynthesis protein, producing MKRKIRAMAFVILDILIINLDILLALIIRFGFDFSAVNVDAIIKHLPEFLIIKLAVFTYFNFYKSLWKYASIDELLQIFNGVVVANTIMVSYLFLLRIGGFPRSVIVLIGLFDLLFIGGSRLSYRVLRRVKQKYGVFSSDKTRVLIIGAGEAGCMISKEVNSHIKLNSVTVAFLDDSDLKQSKIINGARVVGKIEKLSEIVEKLKIDQIIIALPSANKSRIKEIIDLSKETKCKVKILPKMDDILNSSVSIKNLREINIEDLLGREEVKLDIELIKNYIVKKTILVTGGGGSIGSEICRQVAKYSPRKLIIFDIYENNAYDIQNELLRKYKENINLDVVIGSVRDSERLEEIMKNNKVDLIFHAAAHKHVPLMERSPKEAVKNNVFGTKNVAETAIKYSVPKFVMISTDKAVNPTNIMGATKRVCEMLIQTLNQKNKTEFVAVRFGNVLGSNGSVIPLFKKQIKDGGPLTVTHEEVTRYFMTIPEASKLVIQAGAMAKGGEIFILDMGKPTKIIDLASDLIKLSGLEPNVDIDIEVTGLRPGEKLYEELLLKKDNHIKTSNKKIFIEKPISINKRIFLSKLNKLKDGSLDEKNIYNKLDDIIETFEYDGKNDKVINIR from the coding sequence ATGAAAAGAAAGATTAGAGCAATGGCATTTGTGATACTAGATATTTTAATTATAAATTTAGATATATTGCTAGCACTTATTATTAGGTTTGGATTTGATTTTAGTGCAGTTAATGTTGATGCCATAATTAAGCATTTGCCTGAATTTTTAATTATAAAACTTGCGGTTTTTACATATTTTAACTTTTACAAAAGCCTTTGGAAGTATGCAAGTATAGATGAACTTCTTCAAATATTTAATGGCGTTGTTGTCGCAAATACTATTATGGTCTCATATCTTTTTTTGCTTAGGATTGGTGGATTTCCAAGGAGTGTTATTGTTCTTATTGGTTTATTTGATTTACTATTTATCGGTGGTTCTAGACTTAGCTATAGGGTTCTTAGAAGGGTTAAACAAAAGTATGGTGTATTTTCATCAGATAAGACTAGAGTTTTGATTATAGGAGCAGGCGAAGCAGGATGTATGATATCAAAAGAAGTAAATAGTCATATTAAGCTTAACTCAGTAACGGTAGCATTTTTAGATGACAGTGATTTAAAACAAAGTAAGATTATAAATGGAGCTAGAGTTGTTGGAAAAATAGAAAAATTGAGTGAAATTGTAGAAAAACTTAAGATTGATCAAATAATTATAGCACTTCCATCTGCAAACAAATCAAGAATTAAAGAAATAATAGATTTATCAAAAGAAACTAAATGCAAAGTAAAAATATTACCTAAAATGGATGATATATTAAATAGTAGTGTGAGTATAAAAAATCTTAGAGAAATTAATATAGAAGATTTACTTGGAAGGGAAGAAGTGAAATTAGATATTGAACTTATTAAAAATTACATTGTTAAAAAAACTATACTTGTAACAGGTGGTGGTGGATCTATAGGTTCTGAAATTTGCAGACAAGTTGCAAAGTATAGCCCAAGAAAATTAATAATCTTTGATATATATGAAAATAATGCATATGATATACAAAATGAGCTTTTAAGAAAATACAAAGAAAATATTAATTTAGATGTAGTGATAGGATCTGTAAGAGACAGTGAAAGATTAGAAGAGATTATGAAAAATAATAAGGTTGATCTTATATTTCATGCTGCTGCTCATAAGCATGTACCATTGATGGAGAGAAGTCCTAAAGAGGCTGTTAAAAATAATGTTTTTGGCACAAAAAATGTTGCTGAAACTGCAATTAAATATAGTGTTCCAAAATTTGTAATGATATCAACTGATAAGGCGGTAAATCCAACAAATATTATGGGTGCTACTAAAAGAGTTTGTGAGATGCTTATTCAAACTTTAAATCAAAAAAATAAAACGGAATTTGTAGCAGTAAGATTTGGTAATGTACTTGGAAGCAATGGAAGCGTAATACCGCTTTTTAAAAAGCAAATTAAAGATGGGGGGCCGCTTACCGTAACGCATGAAGAAGTTACACGTTACTTTATGACTATTCCAGAAGCTTCAAAGCTTGTTATTCAGGCGGGCGCTATGGCTAAAGGCGGAGAGATTTTTATACTTGACATGGGTAAACCTACTAAAATTATTGATTTAGCAAGCGATTTAATAAAACTTTCGGGTTTAGAACCAAATGTAGATATTGATATTGAAGTTACAGGACTTAGACCAGGAGAAAAACTTTACGAAGAGCTATTATTAAAAAAAGATAATCATATAAAAACATCAAATAAAAAAATATTTATTGAAAAACCAATTTCAATAAATAAAAGAATTTTCTTGTCTAAATTAAATAAATTAAAAGATGGATCCTTAGATGAAAAAAATATATATAATAAATTAGATGATATTATAGAAACTTTTGAGTATGATGGTAAAAATGACAAAGTAATTAATATAAGGTAG
- a CDS encoding S41 family peptidase: MKKNKLISILLILLLTFSALPTFADTTFNIDTSKVDKDYIDYLVNVISNNYKYDVTKKQLYEGMYKGIFETLDKHSRYFTPAEFKEFNVDTSGEFGGIGIVITANEGGYIRIVSPIEGTPGFEAGLKSKDLIVEVNGTDIKDWSIEKAVTVMRGTPGTKVSLAVKRDGEKELLKIDIIRDKIVINPVKYSVDNNNIGLLRITEFNNNTSQNVTKAIKEFNEKDVKGLIIDLRGNPGGLLSEVLDVADNFVKANKELLYVDYKGTDEDVYKSKRSPTYYGKPIVVLIDGGSASASEILTGILKDYKLAVIMGENSYGKGTVQTLKGSNEKGGFKLTIAEYLTPSRNKIDKVGIKPDLEIKSLKFVSRDDIDKLAPFAEKRSVSKLGDVSLNVYAAQERLNLIGYKIKVDGIYGKDTKQIIKEIQTKMHIKSDGILGKGTETKLNNEVEKISEGKGEDLQIKEAIKKILTLSTASVDK; this comes from the coding sequence ATGAAAAAAAACAAACTAATATCAATACTACTAATACTATTATTAACGTTTTCCGCACTTCCAACATTTGCAGATACAACTTTTAATATTGATACAAGTAAGGTTGATAAAGACTACATAGATTATTTAGTTAATGTGATTAGTAATAATTATAAGTATGATGTTACAAAAAAACAGTTATATGAAGGAATGTATAAGGGTATATTTGAAACACTAGATAAACATAGCAGATATTTTACACCAGCAGAGTTTAAAGAATTTAATGTTGATACTTCTGGTGAATTTGGCGGAATAGGAATTGTTATAACAGCAAACGAAGGCGGATATATAAGAATAGTTTCTCCAATAGAAGGAACACCTGGTTTTGAAGCTGGATTAAAATCAAAAGACCTTATAGTTGAAGTAAATGGAACTGATATTAAAGATTGGTCGATAGAAAAAGCTGTAACTGTTATGAGAGGAACACCGGGAACAAAAGTTAGTCTAGCTGTAAAAAGAGATGGAGAAAAGGAACTACTTAAAATTGATATAATAAGAGACAAAATAGTAATAAATCCTGTAAAATACTCAGTAGATAATAATAATATAGGACTTCTTAGAATAACAGAGTTTAATAACAATACATCCCAGAATGTTACAAAAGCAATAAAAGAGTTTAATGAAAAAGATGTAAAAGGGTTAATTATAGATTTAAGAGGAAACCCAGGTGGACTACTTTCAGAAGTATTAGATGTAGCTGATAATTTTGTTAAAGCAAATAAAGAACTGTTATATGTAGATTATAAAGGAACAGATGAAGATGTCTATAAGTCGAAGCGCTCACCCACCTACTACGGAAAACCAATTGTAGTTCTTATAGATGGTGGCTCAGCAAGTGCATCTGAAATCTTGACAGGCATATTAAAAGATTATAAATTGGCTGTAATTATGGGAGAAAATTCTTATGGAAAAGGAACTGTTCAAACATTAAAAGGATCAAATGAAAAAGGTGGATTTAAACTTACTATAGCAGAATACCTCACTCCTAGTAGAAATAAGATTGATAAGGTAGGCATAAAACCTGATCTAGAAATTAAATCTTTAAAATTTGTAAGTAGGGATGATATAGATAAACTTGCACCCTTTGCTGAAAAAAGATCAGTTTCAAAATTAGGTGATGTAAGTCTTAATGTTTATGCAGCTCAGGAAAGACTTAACTTAATAGGTTATAAGATTAAAGTAGATGGAATTTACGGTAAAGATACAAAACAAATAATTAAAGAAATTCAAACGAAAATGCATATAAAAAGTGATGGTATACTTGGAAAAGGAACGGAAACTAAATTAAACAATGAGGTAGAAAAAATCTCTGAAGGAAAAGGCGAAGATTTACAAATAAAAGAAGCAATTAAAAAGATATTAACATTATCCACAGCTTCTGTTGATAAATAG
- a CDS encoding O-antigen ligase family protein yields MKKNKEAKWIYYIPIFTFLYSVLVIAVKKVTFDFTSVTWMEDKKIFIDLFAYYKAQLIIFSAILAIIIMLHKYIKGQITVKIDYKKYIPYFMFTFFIVLSYLMSEHKDIALYGFFDRYEGLLVYLSYIIMTLYIAYVLKNKKINISIIVRMLMVLTIILGVLGTLQYLGKDIFRMDWFKNYIVSFLGKNSKINFTMPKDRVYLTVYNPNYVGVVMAMLITLSLNVIILSKDKINKILALVSLPLALVTLVGSYSRAGMFAIVLGLIVIIIVNAKNIIKNKYVFVLAMLILIGSIVGINSHMNGFIENRFMSIFNVNKYSYTKLMDLKTNNDSIIVNYDGVSYKFLMQKHSPVGLVYEEGEKKVLPKFKNKTYYFDRDVVKNMNIAVGKYRNSYFWQFTIDGHKWNFTPTSEGIKYINGVGKLSSAEAALYWKPLKGYERLASGRGYIWSRSIPLIKNTIIKGYGPDTFALAFPQEDYVYKSKFLANTNMVVDKPHSMYLQYIINFGLLAFLSYLTLTGIILTNIFRKKEVDRYKKSVIITSVIVISVVMLTNDSTVSSGPLMWTLFAIGQSEV; encoded by the coding sequence ATGAAAAAAAATAAAGAAGCAAAATGGATCTATTATATACCGATTTTCACATTTCTATATTCCGTATTAGTTATTGCAGTAAAAAAAGTAACTTTTGATTTTACTTCAGTAACTTGGATGGAAGACAAAAAGATATTTATTGATTTATTTGCATATTATAAAGCTCAGTTGATTATATTTTCAGCAATTTTAGCAATAATTATTATGCTACATAAATACATAAAAGGCCAGATTACTGTAAAAATTGATTATAAAAAATATATTCCTTATTTTATGTTTACATTTTTTATAGTCCTATCCTACCTAATGAGTGAGCATAAAGACATTGCTTTATATGGTTTTTTCGATAGATATGAAGGGCTTTTAGTATATTTAAGCTATATAATTATGACACTATACATAGCCTATGTCTTAAAAAATAAAAAAATAAATATATCTATTATTGTTAGAATGCTAATGGTCCTCACTATAATTTTAGGAGTGCTTGGAACTCTTCAGTACTTAGGGAAAGATATTTTTAGAATGGATTGGTTTAAAAATTATATAGTAAGTTTCTTAGGCAAAAATTCTAAAATAAATTTTACTATGCCAAAAGACAGAGTATACCTAACAGTCTACAATCCCAATTACGTCGGAGTTGTAATGGCCATGCTAATTACCTTATCTCTTAATGTTATAATATTAAGTAAAGATAAAATAAATAAAATTCTTGCGCTAGTATCTTTACCACTTGCGCTTGTAACATTAGTTGGTTCATACTCCCGTGCAGGCATGTTTGCAATTGTTTTAGGTTTAATTGTTATAATTATTGTTAACGCAAAAAATATTATAAAAAATAAATATGTATTTGTTTTAGCTATGCTTATTCTTATAGGCTCTATAGTAGGTATTAATTCACATATGAATGGATTTATTGAAAATCGATTTATGAGTATATTTAATGTAAATAAATATTCATACACAAAACTAATGGATTTAAAAACTAACAATGATTCTATAATAGTTAATTATGATGGAGTGTCTTATAAATTTCTAATGCAAAAACATTCTCCAGTGGGATTAGTTTATGAAGAAGGAGAAAAAAAAGTACTTCCAAAATTTAAAAATAAAACATATTATTTTGATAGAGATGTAGTTAAAAATATGAATATAGCAGTAGGAAAGTATAGGAATTCTTATTTTTGGCAGTTTACAATAGACGGCCATAAGTGGAATTTTACTCCTACTAGTGAGGGTATTAAATATATTAATGGTGTAGGTAAGCTATCTTCAGCGGAGGCAGCTCTTTACTGGAAACCGCTAAAAGGCTACGAAAGGCTAGCATCTGGTAGAGGCTATATTTGGTCGAGGTCTATACCGCTTATAAAAAACACTATTATAAAAGGTTACGGGCCAGATACATTTGCTCTAGCGTTTCCTCAGGAAGATTACGTGTATAAAAGTAAATTTTTAGCTAATACTAATATGGTAGTAGATAAACCTCATAGTATGTATCTTCAGTACATAATTAACTTTGGTCTTTTGGCGTTTTTAAGTTATTTAACACTAACAGGTATAATTTTAACAAATATATTTAGAAAAAAAGAAGTGGATAGATATAAAAAATCTGTAATAATAACTTCTGTAATTGTTATAAGTGTAGTTATGCTTACTAATGATTCTACAGTTTCATCAGGACCACTAATGTGGACCTTGTTTGCAATAGGTCAAAGTGAAGTTTGA